One window of Leptospira yasudae genomic DNA carries:
- a CDS encoding diaminopimelate decarboxylase, which translates to MQSIEKLKFLTESQVRSIAQQFGTPVFVYSRERIEKSCDTALAFPNAFGLTVRYAMKANPNRTILEIMRRKGIQIDASSEYEAMRAIHYGFKPEQIMLTSQELAKNLKELVEKGMVFNACSLRQLEAFGKIFPGKEVSVRFNPGLGSGQTKKTDVGGKTSSFGVWHEDINKVKEIAKRYDLKIFKVHTHIGSGSDPAVWKVVAQVSLDIAAQFPECRILNLGGGFKVGRMEDEKTTDFQTIGQPVVELFQEFAKKHGTQLHMEIEPGSFMMVNNGAIVTTVDDVVTTGSNGGYTFVKIDAGMDVNTRPSLYAARHPLVVVPREGTHSGKTADYVYVGHCCESGDLFTQAEGGGPITRTTGEAALGDYVVMEGAGAYCSSMSTKNYNSFPETAEVLVGLDGSFQLIRKRQNLEQIFQNEVSVSL; encoded by the coding sequence ATGCAATCAATAGAAAAATTAAAATTTTTGACTGAATCCCAAGTGCGATCGATCGCACAACAATTCGGAACCCCGGTTTTTGTTTATTCCCGGGAAAGAATCGAAAAAAGTTGCGACACCGCTCTTGCGTTTCCGAACGCGTTCGGCTTGACCGTGCGCTACGCGATGAAGGCGAATCCGAATCGAACCATTCTTGAAATCATGAGACGAAAAGGAATTCAAATCGACGCGAGTTCCGAATACGAAGCGATGCGGGCGATCCACTACGGATTCAAACCCGAACAGATCATGCTCACTTCGCAAGAGCTTGCAAAAAATCTGAAGGAATTGGTCGAAAAGGGAATGGTCTTCAACGCTTGTTCTCTCCGTCAGTTGGAAGCGTTCGGAAAAATATTTCCAGGCAAAGAAGTCAGCGTTCGTTTTAATCCGGGACTCGGTTCGGGACAAACGAAAAAGACGGACGTCGGAGGGAAGACTTCTTCCTTCGGGGTTTGGCACGAAGATATAAATAAAGTAAAAGAGATCGCAAAACGATACGACCTCAAGATTTTTAAGGTTCATACTCATATCGGATCGGGAAGCGATCCGGCGGTTTGGAAAGTGGTCGCTCAGGTTTCTTTGGACATCGCGGCACAGTTCCCCGAGTGTAGAATTTTGAATCTCGGCGGAGGTTTCAAAGTGGGGAGAATGGAAGACGAAAAAACGACCGACTTCCAGACGATCGGCCAGCCCGTTGTGGAACTCTTTCAGGAATTCGCGAAGAAACACGGAACCCAACTTCACATGGAGATCGAGCCGGGTTCCTTTATGATGGTCAACAACGGAGCGATCGTAACCACCGTGGACGACGTGGTGACTACGGGATCGAACGGCGGTTATACGTTCGTCAAGATCGACGCCGGAATGGACGTGAACACGAGGCCTTCTTTGTATGCCGCAAGACATCCGTTAGTCGTCGTTCCTCGGGAAGGAACTCATTCCGGAAAAACGGCGGACTACGTTTACGTAGGGCACTGCTGCGAAAGCGGCGACTTATTCACACAAGCCGAAGGCGGCGGACCGATCACAAGAACCACGGGAGAAGCCGCATTAGGAGATTATGTTGTAATGGAAGGAGCGGGGGCGTATTGTTCTTCCATGTCCACGAAGAACTACAATTCGTTTCCCGAAACGGCGGAGGTTCTTGTGGGACTCGACGGAAGTTTTCAACTGATCCGTAAACGCCAAAACTTAGAACAAATCTTTCAGAATGAAGTCTCTGTTTCTCTCTGA
- a CDS encoding heavy-metal-associated domain-containing protein, with the protein MVEFQVENMTCGSCANVISKAIKTIDPNVQVSVDVASQTVRVDSGRSEKELANLIEECGYPVSKSTVVQ; encoded by the coding sequence ATGGTGGAATTTCAAGTGGAGAATATGACCTGTGGAAGTTGCGCAAACGTGATTTCCAAAGCGATCAAAACGATCGATCCGAACGTTCAAGTGAGCGTGGACGTCGCAAGTCAAACCGTTCGCGTCGACAGCGGGCGCTCGGAAAAGGAACTCGCAAATCTAATCGAAGAATGCGGTTACCCCGTTTCCAAAAGCACCGTCGTTCAATAA
- a CDS encoding crotonase/enoyl-CoA hydratase family protein, translating into MKTHFEFFEIVARPEDKTAILYLNRPDKRNAMNWPFWRDLPDAVEEINANSDIHAFVIAARGKSFSTGLDLDSFIQQFGNVIQAPLGGDRRKFFDLILKMQKGINAVYDSPKPSIAAVQKHCIGGGLDLISACDIRYATVDASISLREAKVAIVADMGSINRLPAIIGQGHTRELALTGKDIDGIEAERIGLVTRVFQTEEEMMQAALATAKEIAENPKIVVSGVKDVMRYAEGKPLEAGLNYVALWNSSFLDSADFRGAMQSFKERKRPVYNQN; encoded by the coding sequence ATGAAAACCCATTTTGAATTTTTTGAAATCGTCGCAAGACCCGAAGACAAAACCGCCATTCTTTATTTGAACCGCCCCGACAAGAGAAACGCTATGAACTGGCCTTTCTGGAGGGATTTACCGGACGCCGTTGAGGAAATCAATGCGAACTCCGACATTCACGCGTTCGTCATCGCGGCACGTGGAAAATCCTTTTCCACCGGTCTCGATTTGGATTCTTTCATCCAACAATTCGGCAACGTGATTCAAGCTCCTCTCGGCGGAGACCGCAGAAAATTCTTCGACCTCATCTTGAAAATGCAGAAAGGAATCAACGCAGTGTATGATTCGCCCAAACCTTCGATCGCCGCGGTTCAAAAACATTGCATCGGCGGAGGACTCGATCTTATCTCCGCTTGCGACATCCGTTACGCGACCGTAGACGCTTCCATCTCTCTTCGCGAAGCGAAAGTCGCGATTGTTGCGGACATGGGTTCCATCAACAGACTTCCCGCGATCATCGGACAAGGTCACACGAGAGAATTGGCTTTAACCGGTAAGGACATAGACGGAATCGAAGCCGAAAGAATCGGACTAGTGACTAGGGTTTTTCAAACGGAAGAAGAGATGATGCAGGCCGCGCTTGCGACCGCGAAAGAAATCGCGGAAAATCCGAAGATCGTCGTGTCGGGCGTTAAGGATGTGATGCGCTATGCGGAAGGGAAACCGCTCGAAGCAGGTTTGAATTATGTTGCGCTATGGAATTCGAGCTTTCTCGATTCCGCGGATTTTAGAGGAGCGATGCAATCTTTCAAGGAGCGCAAACGCCCCGTCTACAATCAAAACTGA
- a CDS encoding bactofilin family protein — MAIGKENNNSVIGPGSIFEGKFYIAGSLRIDGKFEGEIKTDDTLYIGETGKVRTNIAAREVTVSGTMIGNIKAENEVRLEETGRLLGDIIAPALHLAKGVVAKGNITITGGQKKDVKKIVEESFGGTRTLDNGKDE; from the coding sequence ATGGCCATCGGCAAGGAAAATAATAACAGCGTAATCGGTCCCGGGTCCATTTTTGAAGGGAAATTTTATATCGCGGGTTCTCTCCGCATCGACGGAAAATTCGAAGGGGAGATCAAAACAGACGACACTCTCTACATCGGGGAAACCGGTAAAGTAAGAACCAATATCGCCGCTCGCGAAGTGACCGTTTCCGGAACTATGATCGGAAACATCAAAGCCGAGAACGAAGTTCGTCTGGAAGAAACCGGAAGACTTTTAGGAGACATCATCGCCCCTGCCCTCCACTTAGCCAAAGGCGTGGTAGCAAAAGGTAACATAACGATCACCGGCGGCCAAAAGAAAGACGTAAAGAAAATCGTGGAAGAGTCTTTCGGCGGAACCCGCACTTTGGACAACGGAAAGGACGAATAA
- a CDS encoding histidine kinase dimerization/phosphoacceptor domain -containing protein: MNMLQKPKILVVEDEIIVAVNLGQKLKKLGYELVGITSSGEEAIQKAEENHPDLVLMDINIEGNLDGIETAEVLRNRFHTPVIYLTAYADENTLDRAKKTQPLGYIVKPFESDQLRSSIEVALYKNEIEQRSKQTEEKLKGALDQLGAGIVTTDENGSLLFMNPAAEKLIGCKYEDYLGKPIQDILFFKNRTGDAVGNLVEEVLKSRLPKENGNLLLVSKNGNSQEVQLQSSPILGTEEKLTGTFNILRTKEQHTTAGEKDTYLKEIHHRIKNNLTIISSIFSLRSGQANGESNDVLRESQNRLRAVALLHEILYESKDLSSISFELYVKKLTDALFEIYHVDRDKVRLELNIREGKVKAEIGMNLALIINELITNSLKHGLADSLSGLIRIHFTRENEMLTLEVSDSGSGLPEESIRNRNPSSLGLSLVESLAKQIGGKVDLLNREGACVKLHFPVSA, encoded by the coding sequence ATGAATATGCTTCAGAAACCCAAAATTTTGGTCGTTGAGGACGAGATCATCGTTGCAGTCAACCTAGGCCAAAAGCTCAAAAAGTTGGGTTACGAACTGGTTGGTATCACTTCTTCGGGTGAAGAGGCGATCCAAAAAGCGGAGGAGAATCACCCCGACCTGGTATTGATGGACATCAACATCGAAGGCAACCTGGACGGGATCGAAACCGCCGAAGTTCTCCGAAACCGCTTTCACACCCCCGTTATTTATCTTACCGCTTACGCCGACGAAAACACCTTAGACAGAGCTAAAAAAACACAACCCCTCGGATACATCGTAAAACCTTTCGAGTCGGATCAGCTTCGCTCCTCCATAGAAGTAGCACTTTATAAAAACGAAATCGAACAACGCTCCAAACAAACCGAGGAAAAACTCAAAGGCGCGTTAGACCAACTCGGTGCGGGAATTGTCACGACCGACGAAAACGGATCTCTTCTTTTTATGAATCCTGCGGCGGAAAAACTCATCGGCTGCAAATACGAAGATTATCTCGGTAAACCGATTCAAGATATTCTCTTTTTCAAAAACAGAACGGGTGACGCAGTCGGAAACTTAGTGGAAGAAGTTTTGAAATCCAGACTTCCGAAAGAAAACGGAAATCTTCTTCTCGTTTCCAAAAACGGGAACAGTCAGGAAGTGCAGCTCCAAAGTTCACCGATCTTAGGAACCGAGGAAAAACTCACGGGCACGTTCAACATTCTCCGGACCAAAGAACAACATACGACCGCCGGAGAAAAAGACACCTACCTCAAAGAAATTCATCATAGAATCAAAAACAATCTTACGATCATCTCCTCCATCTTCAGCCTACGTTCGGGCCAAGCCAACGGAGAATCCAACGACGTTCTCCGTGAAAGTCAGAATCGTCTGCGCGCCGTCGCGCTTCTTCATGAAATCTTATACGAAAGCAAGGATCTCTCTTCGATCAGTTTCGAGTTGTATGTGAAAAAACTCACCGACGCTCTTTTCGAAATCTATCATGTGGATCGGGATAAGGTTCGACTCGAACTGAACATTCGCGAAGGAAAAGTAAAAGCGGAAATCGGAATGAATCTCGCTTTGATCATCAACGAACTCATAACGAATTCTTTAAAACACGGGTTGGCCGATTCTTTATCCGGATTGATTCGGATTCATTTTACGAGAGAAAACGAAATGCTGACCTTGGAAGTTTCCGACAGCGGCTCGGGCCTTCCGGAAGAATCCATCCGAAATCGGAACCCAAGTTCCCTCGGCCTATCACTTGTGGAATCTTTGGCGAAACAAATCGGCGGCAAAGTCGATCTTTTGAATCGGGAAGGCGCTTGTGTTAAGCTGCATTTCCCTGTTTCCGCTTAA
- a CDS encoding penicillin-binding protein 1A — MKHEPVSYLSRFFVIHFRDRILQRILDSENPLKQLVKVCAGLLFLNGFLFVFSIKDLWRVPDSNLYEKPSVLYGLNDKNEYEPIAEFYRFSRVVLNIKDLPPEEDGKPNKLIRSFVSTEDNNFYSHWGLDLRGIFRAFMVNLLAGRIREGASTITQQVARLKFLNTERSFLRKAREAWLALLLEAVFDKDTLMEIYLNEIPLGHGTIGVGAAARFYFRKDVKELTWGESALLASLTTRPTEFSPLVNPNSSSAKVRVVFKKFVENGILDVKTAEKEYDAFSEYYITLNRSPNDSAFSDRLNRFPYFTEYVRKNLTRYIPKTTLYSGGLKIYSTLNIQHQTQAEKALYAGLKNQTKESNQRTFTKIDAFDDAYGEIYDMLAMIHDVPEFKFKISRSVRTFSRAWQEDLRDELSALNLLSGTESLGEAIEWSYRSQQTEDFLLPVEGALISIRPDSGYITAMVGGSGFRSDNQQIRAFQAYRQPGSAFKPLVYAAAMEYYNQHPDPKKNVTAASLFSDSPLQYVLEDGDEWNPSNYTGEYSGFIKLREALELSRNSVAVRVLEHTGISNLMPNLEKILQIENRSIPRNYSISLGTFEVSPYELARAYAVLASGGKQVFPLSVLYVEDGSGNVIKDFREEASKQEKKQILSPEICFILTSMMEDVIKKGTGTGASSYGLSRPAAGKTGTTNNFRDAWFAGYTADLVSVVWLGYDTGTLSMGRGMSGGVVAAPIWGRFMSNALSREKSKPFHFGETGVVRKTICSISGKLPGSHCNQTEEEYFTKDTVPKEVCDDHRGAGFIPEPEPEHHSSHQTKVKKKQKTNIFQGDDDLIR, encoded by the coding sequence ATGAAACACGAACCAGTCAGTTATCTTTCCCGTTTTTTTGTGATCCACTTCCGCGACAGGATTCTTCAGAGAATTCTGGATTCGGAAAATCCTCTGAAACAACTCGTCAAGGTATGCGCGGGACTTTTGTTTTTGAACGGATTTCTTTTCGTATTCTCCATCAAAGATTTATGGAGAGTCCCCGATTCGAACCTATACGAAAAGCCTTCCGTCTTATACGGATTAAACGATAAAAACGAATACGAACCGATCGCCGAATTCTATCGATTCTCCCGCGTCGTTTTGAACATCAAGGACCTTCCTCCCGAAGAGGACGGCAAACCGAACAAGTTGATCCGCAGTTTCGTTTCCACCGAGGACAACAATTTTTATTCCCACTGGGGACTCGATCTGCGGGGAATCTTCCGCGCGTTTATGGTCAACCTTCTCGCGGGAAGAATCAGGGAAGGAGCCTCGACGATCACGCAGCAGGTCGCGCGTCTTAAATTCCTCAACACGGAACGATCCTTTCTAAGAAAGGCGAGAGAGGCTTGGCTCGCACTTCTTCTCGAAGCGGTGTTCGACAAAGACACGCTCATGGAAATCTATCTCAACGAAATTCCCCTCGGTCACGGAACGATCGGGGTAGGAGCGGCCGCGAGATTCTATTTCCGCAAGGACGTAAAGGAACTGACTTGGGGAGAATCGGCGCTTCTCGCAAGTTTGACAACGAGACCCACGGAATTTTCCCCTTTGGTCAATCCGAATTCTTCCAGCGCGAAAGTGCGGGTCGTATTTAAGAAGTTCGTGGAAAACGGAATCTTGGACGTAAAAACCGCTGAAAAAGAATACGACGCGTTTTCCGAATATTACATTACTCTAAACCGTTCTCCGAACGACTCCGCGTTTTCCGATCGTCTCAACCGCTTCCCGTATTTCACCGAATATGTTCGTAAGAATTTAACGCGTTATATCCCGAAGACAACGTTGTACAGCGGCGGCCTCAAGATTTATTCCACGCTCAACATTCAACATCAAACCCAAGCCGAAAAGGCTTTGTATGCGGGTTTGAAAAATCAAACGAAAGAATCCAATCAAAGAACGTTCACGAAGATCGACGCATTCGACGACGCGTACGGAGAAATCTACGATATGCTCGCGATGATCCACGACGTTCCCGAATTCAAATTTAAGATCTCCAGATCGGTGCGGACGTTCAGCCGCGCTTGGCAGGAAGACCTGCGCGACGAACTCAGCGCACTCAATCTTTTGAGCGGAACGGAATCGCTGGGCGAAGCGATCGAATGGAGTTACCGCAGCCAACAAACGGAAGACTTTCTTCTCCCCGTGGAAGGAGCTTTGATCTCGATCCGTCCCGATAGCGGTTATATCACCGCGATGGTGGGCGGTTCCGGATTTCGATCGGACAATCAGCAGATCCGAGCGTTTCAAGCGTATCGACAACCAGGCTCCGCGTTCAAACCGCTCGTCTATGCGGCGGCGATGGAATACTACAACCAACATCCCGATCCGAAAAAGAACGTAACGGCCGCTTCCCTCTTTTCGGATTCTCCGCTTCAATACGTATTAGAAGACGGTGATGAATGGAACCCTTCCAATTACACGGGAGAATATTCAGGATTTATAAAGTTGCGGGAAGCCTTGGAACTTTCCCGAAACAGCGTCGCGGTGCGCGTTCTCGAACACACGGGCATCAGCAACTTAATGCCGAATCTGGAAAAAATTCTCCAGATAGAAAACAGATCCATACCGAGAAACTATTCGATCTCGCTCGGAACCTTCGAAGTGTCTCCGTACGAACTTGCAAGAGCGTACGCGGTACTCGCGTCGGGAGGGAAACAAGTCTTCCCGTTGAGCGTTCTTTATGTGGAAGACGGTTCCGGCAACGTCATCAAAGACTTTCGAGAAGAAGCAAGCAAACAAGAGAAGAAGCAGATTCTTTCTCCGGAGATCTGTTTCATTCTTACATCGATGATGGAAGACGTGATCAAAAAAGGAACGGGAACCGGAGCTTCCTCTTATGGGCTCAGCCGACCCGCAGCGGGTAAAACCGGAACGACGAATAACTTTCGGGACGCTTGGTTCGCCGGTTATACGGCCGATCTCGTGAGCGTTGTTTGGCTCGGTTACGATACGGGAACTCTCTCCATGGGCCGGGGAATGTCGGGCGGGGTCGTTGCGGCTCCGATCTGGGGAAGATTTATGTCCAACGCGCTTTCCCGCGAGAAGTCCAAGCCATTTCACTTCGGAGAAACGGGCGTAGTGCGCAAAACCATTTGCTCTATCTCGGGAAAACTTCCGGGGTCTCATTGCAATCAAACGGAAGAAGAATACTTCACCAAGGATACGGTTCCTAAAGAAGTTTGCGACGATCACAGAGGAGCGGGTTTTATTCCCGAACCGGAACCGGAACATCATTCTTCCCATCAAACCAAAGTTAAAAAGAAGCAGAAAACCAATATTTTCCAGGGCGATGATGATTTGATTCGGTAA
- a CDS encoding IspD/TarI family cytidylyltransferase gives MKSLFLSEKIYVLILAGGTGTRMGSEIPKQFLEFASEPILVHTLKKFQTWGKQKRIVLVSHIESIPKTELLCGPHLRDNDLIVEGGETRHASMLRGLAALEIQSEDIVLVHDAARPFVLSKELDLLCDSVRKNGIATLASRTSETVLEELNGRTASFLDREHIWFMKTPQGIRGDVLKELLSLSSDSTPTDLCSWALSGGKKSAIVESHPFNLKITRKEDLELAELYSGLFEKLVESEP, from the coding sequence ATGAAGTCTCTGTTTCTCTCTGAGAAAATCTACGTTCTGATCTTAGCCGGAGGAACCGGCACGAGAATGGGTTCGGAGATTCCGAAACAATTTTTGGAATTTGCCAGCGAACCCATTCTGGTTCACACGTTGAAAAAATTTCAAACCTGGGGAAAACAAAAACGAATCGTATTGGTTTCCCATATAGAATCCATTCCGAAAACCGAATTACTCTGCGGGCCGCATCTTCGAGACAACGATCTGATCGTGGAAGGCGGGGAAACCAGACATGCCTCCATGCTGCGTGGATTGGCCGCGCTTGAAATTCAAAGCGAGGACATCGTTTTGGTTCACGACGCGGCCCGTCCGTTCGTTCTTTCGAAAGAATTGGATTTGTTATGCGACAGCGTTCGTAAGAACGGAATCGCGACCCTCGCTTCCAGAACCTCCGAAACCGTATTAGAAGAATTGAATGGACGAACCGCTTCCTTTTTGGATCGGGAACATATCTGGTTTATGAAAACCCCCCAAGGAATTCGAGGCGACGTGTTGAAAGAATTGTTGTCCCTGTCTTCCGATTCTACGCCGACCGATCTTTGTTCCTGGGCGTTGAGCGGCGGAAAAAAATCGGCCATCGTCGAATCGCATCCTTTCAATTTAAAAATCACCCGCAAAGAAGATTTGGAACTCGCGGAGTTATACTCGGGTTTGTTCGAGAAGTTGGTCGAATCCGAACCTTGA
- a CDS encoding peptidoglycan DD-metalloendopeptidase family protein — protein sequence MIFKKPRQLNAGKELLRTDNFTLIYLGAFHFHYSFYFRGNLYHGNLDFRRKRFRLIPIFASAALFIAFLGFGMNPSNAMIDSSGKEITENDSEDLKAKSGDEKFLEESEKAKLTILMAKELKNPSEKKKQLKVTTYRVKRNETLAEIATRFKVSMESIAGSSNIKIDDTLYPGQILSIPNKQGLLYKMKTGDTVAKVASLYKVNLDEIMLENKLDDLDILRPGQKVFLPGAVIPDPAPKWVIPVASRIVTSNFGFRTFPRRKFHEGLDLKAFYEPIAAARNGKVIYAGWMGGYGNVVVIEHTDDFKTLYAHNSKLFVQRGDYVLAGKKIARSGSTGYSFGPHLHFEVIKNGQPVNPSKYLKGLTFRKGGPTH from the coding sequence ATGATCTTCAAAAAGCCCAGACAACTGAATGCGGGGAAGGAACTCCTTAGAACGGACAACTTCACCCTGATCTATCTGGGCGCTTTTCATTTTCATTATTCCTTTTATTTCAGAGGCAATCTTTATCACGGAAATCTCGACTTCCGAAGAAAAAGGTTTCGTCTCATTCCCATCTTCGCATCGGCCGCTCTCTTTATCGCTTTCTTAGGATTCGGAATGAATCCGAGCAACGCGATGATCGATTCTTCCGGAAAAGAAATTACGGAGAACGATTCCGAGGATCTTAAAGCGAAATCCGGTGATGAAAAGTTTCTCGAAGAATCGGAAAAGGCTAAACTTACGATTCTGATGGCGAAGGAACTCAAGAACCCTTCGGAAAAAAAGAAACAGCTCAAAGTAACGACTTACCGCGTAAAACGAAACGAGACGTTAGCCGAAATTGCGACTCGGTTCAAGGTTTCCATGGAATCGATCGCGGGTTCTTCGAACATCAAAATCGACGACACTTTGTATCCGGGTCAAATATTAAGTATTCCTAATAAACAAGGTCTCCTCTACAAGATGAAAACCGGAGACACGGTCGCGAAAGTGGCCAGTCTCTACAAGGTCAACTTGGACGAGATCATGCTAGAAAACAAACTGGACGATCTCGACATTCTTAGACCGGGACAAAAAGTATTCTTACCCGGAGCGGTCATTCCCGATCCCGCTCCGAAATGGGTGATTCCGGTCGCTTCTCGAATCGTGACTTCCAACTTCGGATTCAGAACCTTCCCGAGAAGAAAGTTTCACGAAGGTCTGGACCTAAAGGCGTTCTACGAACCGATCGCGGCGGCAAGAAACGGAAAAGTCATTTACGCAGGATGGATGGGCGGTTACGGAAACGTAGTCGTCATCGAACACACGGACGACTTCAAAACGTTATACGCTCATAACTCGAAACTGTTCGTGCAGCGCGGGGATTACGTATTAGCTGGAAAGAAGATCGCAAGATCCGGTTCCACGGGATATTCGTTCGGGCCTCACCTTCACTTTGAAGTCATCAAAAACGGTCAACCGGTCAATCCTTCGAAATATCTAAAAGGTCTGACGTTCCGCAAGGGCGGCCCGACTCACTGA
- a CDS encoding alpha/beta hydrolase encodes MSLSAILLLFFSLGCKTPSLEELLDQRLIKNYDQTETLNLYYATLRAQNSGAQNSCSDSYFLTTGNQELKTGYCIVNVPANHEVGALPAGLGSRENYFQFLGHKPFETRDALIEDLKKDPFDEVLVFVHGFNVKFEEAILRGGQIRYDLKFPGKIVIFTWPAGSEAGLINQVLLKGTYEKNLSSARSSRDEFKNFLKSLQKLGKKVHLIVHSMGHQVVLPALAEIGKESKQPAVQELILNAPDFDSGEFRLLSDSLLKAAKRTTLYCSPGDSALQASASVNQGGRLGSCVILPGIDVVNVNPVDSSLISLGHGYYSSKPLLTDIYQILLGVKAEKRLFIRKSAGNENYVLRN; translated from the coding sequence ATTTCCTTGTCCGCAATTCTACTTTTATTTTTCAGCCTTGGCTGCAAAACCCCTTCCCTCGAAGAATTACTCGATCAACGTCTGATCAAAAATTACGATCAAACCGAAACGCTCAACTTATACTACGCGACGCTGCGCGCGCAAAACTCGGGCGCTCAAAATTCCTGCAGCGATTCTTACTTTTTAACGACAGGAAATCAGGAACTCAAAACCGGATATTGTATCGTAAACGTTCCCGCCAATCACGAGGTAGGGGCTCTTCCCGCCGGACTCGGAAGTCGGGAGAACTACTTTCAGTTTCTCGGCCATAAACCCTTTGAAACCCGCGACGCACTCATCGAAGATCTCAAAAAAGATCCGTTCGACGAAGTTCTTGTCTTCGTTCACGGATTCAACGTAAAATTCGAAGAAGCGATTCTGCGCGGAGGACAAATCCGATACGACCTGAAATTCCCCGGAAAAATCGTGATCTTTACCTGGCCCGCAGGCAGCGAAGCCGGTTTGATCAACCAGGTTCTGCTCAAAGGAACCTACGAAAAAAATCTCTCCTCCGCGAGAAGTTCCCGGGACGAATTTAAGAATTTTCTAAAGTCCCTGCAAAAGCTCGGTAAGAAGGTTCATCTCATCGTACATTCGATGGGACATCAGGTCGTTCTTCCCGCGTTAGCCGAAATCGGAAAAGAATCGAAACAACCCGCCGTCCAGGAATTGATTCTGAATGCACCCGATTTCGATTCGGGAGAATTCAGACTTCTTTCGGATTCGCTCTTAAAGGCCGCAAAACGCACGACGCTTTATTGTTCGCCCGGTGACAGCGCGCTGCAAGCGTCCGCATCGGTCAATCAAGGAGGGCGCCTCGGTTCCTGCGTGATCCTGCCGGGGATCGACGTGGTCAACGTGAACCCGGTGGATTCTTCCCTGATTTCACTCGGTCATGGATATTATTCTTCCAAACCGCTCTTAACGGACATCTATCAGATTCTTCTCGGAGTCAAAGCGGAGAAGCGATTGTTTATCCGTAAATCCGCCGGAAACGAGAACTACGTTTTGCGGAATTGA
- a CDS encoding zinc dependent phospholipase C family protein has translation MAGKITHLEVLSQVCKHLDHGTAEQRKIAGLMRAESNRKFANIGAIAPDIFYFYHILSPRKTKKATVWGDMSHHNNVAELVLSFLDLILQTEEGIHRDRYIAFTLGYICHCAVDIVTHPYIFYISGDFYNKDKKISSLAQYNHMRVENALDSWLLDYRWGMTPKEYDFVHHVDAIFKSDKKTWKMDPMLWHFWLRGLKETFSQEFKKHYIGSEDKIIPGDLLNESFLGYLEFHRVLDSRSKWMRGALKLLDNITFHKVRSSVLMLPLKEHIDKRIMNEEHKKWNYPADPSIVREDSFVELINRSAQNGKDALTHAWNYLENKMSRTAFLKEYQGYNLDTGLRFQGVDTMKEFSPIEEV, from the coding sequence ATGGCTGGCAAAATCACTCATCTCGAAGTCCTTTCTCAGGTTTGCAAACATCTGGATCACGGAACCGCCGAGCAAAGAAAAATCGCCGGTCTCATGCGCGCCGAATCCAACCGCAAGTTCGCAAACATCGGAGCGATCGCTCCGGATATATTTTATTTTTATCATATTCTTTCTCCGCGCAAAACGAAAAAGGCGACCGTGTGGGGAGACATGAGTCATCACAACAACGTCGCCGAACTCGTCTTGAGTTTTCTCGATCTGATTCTGCAAACCGAAGAAGGAATTCACAGGGACCGTTACATCGCGTTCACCCTCGGTTACATCTGTCACTGCGCGGTGGACATCGTCACGCACCCGTACATCTTTTATATCTCCGGCGACTTTTACAACAAGGACAAGAAGATCAGCAGCCTAGCGCAATACAATCACATGAGAGTGGAGAACGCTCTCGATTCCTGGCTGCTCGATTACAGATGGGGAATGACTCCGAAGGAATACGACTTCGTTCATCACGTCGACGCGATCTTCAAGTCGGACAAAAAAACCTGGAAGATGGACCCGATGCTCTGGCACTTCTGGCTCAGAGGACTCAAGGAAACCTTCTCGCAAGAATTCAAAAAACATTATATAGGTTCCGAGGATAAAATCATCCCGGGAGATTTGTTAAACGAATCCTTTCTCGGTTATCTGGAATTCCACCGCGTTCTGGATTCGAGAAGCAAATGGATGCGGGGGGCGTTGAAGCTTCTCGACAACATCACGTTTCACAAAGTGCGTTCTTCCGTGTTGATGCTTCCTCTCAAGGAACATATCGACAAAAGAATCATGAACGAAGAACACAAGAAGTGGAACTACCCCGCCGATCCTTCGATCGTACGGGAGGATTCTTTCGTGGAACTCATCAACCGTTCCGCGCAGAACGGAAAAGACGCTCTTACGCACGCTTGGAATTATCTGGAAAACAAAATGTCCCGCACGGCGTTCTTAAAGGAATACCAGGGATACAATTTGGACACGGGACTCCGCTTTCAAGGGGTCGACACGATGAAGGAATTTTCGCCAATAGAAGAAGTTTAA